Below is a genomic region from Trichoderma asperellum chromosome 2, complete sequence.
AACGCCGCATCACCTGTATTTTCCAGTTCGGCGTTATCAAGCAATCCTATTAAACTCGTAGAGGTATGATCTTCCAcggctttttgttttctttcctttcccacCCCTGACGCCAACCATGAGAATACAtttgaaataaaataagatagaaaggaaaaaaaaacaagagcaaCATCTCTAAAACAGGTCTAGttaattttcctttcatAGAACTTCTCGAATAAGTCGGGGGTTTCGCCAATCGTAAACGCATTTAATCGAAAATATGACCGCACTCGCAACAGACGTAAAACAATTTCTATGTTGCCGCCAGCCAGGTTAACTTTTGGTTCaggcaaagaggagaagcaaCAAGGTAACAAGTGAAGCTCCCTCGTAATCGCGGGGTCAAAAGGGGGAGGTGCTCGCTCACCATGCCAGTATCGGCACTGCGTTCCTGTGACTGAAAGAAgacagcttcttgatgaCTGCATCTCGGGCAGGCCTTGTTGGATCGTGGGAGCTGTAGTTGCGGGAAGACAGAGAAGCAGAGTCAGCCAGCTGGTATAATCAGGtgagaataaaaaaacagaacAACTGAAAACCACCGCAAGGCCTTGCCCATCCGCCGCAGCTCAGCTTGCCATTAGTACAGACACCCAGGACGACAGAACGCGAACAAAACACCAGAGCAATAAGAATGAAGAGGCGGTTATTCCATCGTCCTTCTTGAttgttgaaaagaaaagaacatgAGAGGCGAAGAGGACGTTCTCGCTCAGAAAGTAGATGCCCAAAGTACATGTGCGTAAGTATCGTAAGGGAAGGGGTGCGTTTAAAGGTCGACAGCCATGGCTTCGGTCAGGTGATAATGATCGGTCTCGTCCGAATAGGCTGCGGCAAAGTCGCTCATGTCGCTACTGCCGGTGGATTCGGCGTCTTCCATCAACTCCTCGTCGTATTCCTCAAAGGGGTCGGCGGGCAAGGGCAGGTTGAACTGGCCCAGGCCCAGGTCCTCAAACACGTCCTCGTAGGCCTGGTCGGGGTCTCGGGCAACGCTGAGCTCGGTGCTGGGCTCTCGGCAGGTATCGCAGTAAACAACGACGCCGCAGCGAAGGCAGAGGACTGGCACAAAATCACTAGTACTAACCGTGGGATCAGAACCAACGTCCTGAGTCACACCGGCCGTCTCGCCGGACGAGTTGTTGAGCACGTTGCGGAAGACGCAGGTCGACTGGGCGTCTTCGGTGTATTGGCAGGTTCGGCAGGTAAACTGCAGCTTGTGggcgtcttcgtcttccttggGGTACAGCATGTTGGAGCATTCGGAGCAGAAGCGAAAGGTGATTTGCTCGAGCTTCTTGGGGCCAGAGGCCTCGTAGGAGGCGGTGGACTGAGGAGTCGCCATTTGTGCGTGTGttgtgaaggagaagaaacgggaggatggagaagggagaggagagaagatgcGCGTCTTTGGTGGCGACAAAATGAAAAGGGTGCGCGGTCGATGCGGTGCAGCCTTGCCGTTgtcgagaaagaagagagagtagagagagtatgCGGAAGTGGAATAAGCCGAGATTGACGGCTGTGGTCCAGGCAGATAATTTGCAATCTGCAGTGGGTACGTATCCCTGGTAGCGTGGCGCTAGGCGCTAGCAGTGACTTGCTGGAGGCTCGCCGAAGCTTTGGCGAAtgcgctgtgctgtgctgtgctgtctGGTGCTTGTAGCAGCTAACACAGCAGCTTAGAGCGCCTTGCGGGTAGGTTGGGTGAGTTAGGCGGTCGACAGAGCCTGAAATTAGGAAGTCGGGttcaatttctctttttgcctgtTGGGCCTTGGGCGGTGAGGAAAAGTTTGCGGAACCGCGATATTCAAGGCAgtagaggggaaaaaaaaaggaaatcgaGGAGTGTTGAACAAAAATGCTGAGCGACGCTGCTGCAATAGCAGATGCTTGGCCGGAGGATAGTTGCGTACTTGtatcttcctttcttttagCGTCTTAGGTCTGATTTGACGAGCAACCAGGCGTGAGAGAGTAGAGCGTAGAGCGTAGAGTGCTTGCGTGTCGGATATGTTTTGTCCTGTTTGTTTTGGGGGTTTGGGTTTGCGAAGAGTTGCGCAGAAGAGGTGTGCGGTTGATGGTGTTGGGGGCTCGCAGAGTATTAAACCGACCAAGAAGGTTCACCTTCTGATGGCCTGATCGGCTC
It encodes:
- the RPB9 gene encoding DNA-directed RNA polymerase II core subunit rpb9 — protein: MATPQSTASYEASGPKKLEQITFRFCSECSNMLYPKEDEDAHKLQFTCRTCQYTEDAQSTCVFRNVLNNSSGETAGVTQDVGSDPTLPRSNKACPRCSHQEAVFFQSQERSADTGMKLFYVCCECGHIFD